A single region of the Stenotrophomonas sp. Marseille-Q4652 genome encodes:
- a CDS encoding class I SAM-dependent DNA methyltransferase — MNQQALSSFIWSVADLLRGDYKQSEYGKVILPFTVLRRLDCVLAPTKAKVLSEHKKRTEAGVNPDPFLKRIVGSAGFYNTSPLDLPTLIGDQDHIRENLYQYVQGFSPEARDIFERFEFHTQVERLAKANLLYLVTEKFAGIDLHPDRVDNAQMGHVFEELIRRFSELSNETAGEHFTPREVIKLMVNLIFIEDSDVLTPGNAVVRTVYDPTAGTGGMLSVAAEHLLAHNPSARLTLYGQELNPESYAICKADMLIRGQDVANIAFGNTLSEDGFPTRKFDYMLSNPPFGVEWKKVEKAIRAEHEQQGFAGRFGPGLPRVSDGSMLFLLHLVSKMAPVVDGQGGSRFGIVLNGSPLFTGGAGSGESEIRRYLLENDLVEAIIGLPTDMFYNTGIATYVWIVSNKKDDDRRGHVQLVDASGFWRKMRKSLGSKRKEMGEEHIATVTRLFGEFTEAELVSALDAKGQPVGEPVLVTATGAESPPAVPEGGRLKRVPISRVFANEEFGYTTITVERPLRDEAGNIMLGQKGKQKGKPQPDSALRDTENVPLGQDIQAWFEREVRPHAPDAWIDEAKTKVGYEIPFNRHFYVFEPPRPLEVIDAELKEVAANIMRMLGEMAE, encoded by the coding sequence TTGAACCAACAGGCACTTTCCTCCTTCATCTGGTCCGTCGCGGACCTGCTCCGCGGCGATTACAAGCAATCCGAGTACGGCAAGGTCATCCTGCCGTTCACCGTGCTGCGCCGGCTGGACTGCGTGCTGGCGCCTACCAAGGCCAAGGTGCTGTCCGAACACAAGAAGAGGACCGAGGCCGGAGTCAACCCGGACCCGTTCCTGAAGCGCATCGTCGGCAGTGCTGGCTTCTACAACACCAGTCCGCTGGACCTGCCCACCCTGATCGGCGACCAGGACCATATCCGCGAGAACCTGTACCAGTACGTGCAGGGCTTCTCGCCCGAGGCGCGCGACATTTTCGAGCGCTTCGAGTTCCACACCCAGGTCGAGCGCCTTGCCAAGGCCAACCTGCTCTACCTGGTCACCGAGAAGTTTGCCGGCATCGACCTGCACCCTGACCGGGTGGACAACGCGCAGATGGGGCACGTATTCGAGGAACTGATCCGCCGGTTCTCGGAACTGTCCAACGAAACCGCCGGTGAGCACTTCACGCCCCGTGAGGTGATCAAGCTGATGGTCAACCTCATCTTCATCGAGGACAGCGATGTGCTCACCCCGGGAAATGCCGTGGTGCGCACCGTGTACGACCCGACCGCAGGCACGGGCGGGATGCTCTCGGTGGCCGCCGAGCACCTGCTGGCACACAACCCGTCCGCGCGCCTCACCCTGTACGGACAGGAGCTCAATCCCGAGTCCTACGCGATCTGCAAGGCCGACATGCTGATCCGCGGCCAGGACGTGGCCAACATCGCCTTCGGCAACACATTGAGCGAGGACGGCTTTCCGACCCGCAAGTTCGACTACATGCTCTCCAATCCCCCGTTCGGCGTGGAGTGGAAGAAGGTCGAGAAGGCGATCCGTGCCGAGCATGAACAGCAGGGTTTCGCTGGGCGATTCGGACCGGGCCTGCCGCGCGTGTCCGACGGCTCGATGCTGTTCCTGCTGCACCTGGTGTCGAAAATGGCGCCGGTGGTGGACGGGCAGGGCGGCAGCCGCTTCGGCATCGTGCTCAACGGCTCGCCGCTGTTCACCGGCGGCGCGGGCAGTGGCGAGAGCGAGATTCGCCGCTACCTGCTGGAGAACGACCTGGTGGAGGCCATCATCGGCCTGCCGACCGACATGTTCTACAACACCGGCATCGCCACCTATGTCTGGATCGTCTCCAACAAGAAGGACGACGACCGCCGCGGCCATGTGCAGCTGGTCGATGCCAGCGGCTTCTGGCGCAAGATGCGCAAGAGCCTGGGCTCCAAGCGCAAGGAGATGGGCGAGGAGCACATCGCCACCGTCACCCGCCTGTTCGGCGAGTTCACCGAGGCCGAGCTTGTCAGCGCGCTGGATGCCAAGGGCCAGCCCGTGGGCGAGCCGGTGCTGGTCACCGCCACCGGTGCCGAATCGCCGCCGGCAGTGCCCGAAGGCGGTCGCCTCAAGCGCGTGCCGATCAGCCGCGTGTTCGCCAACGAGGAGTTCGGCTACACCACCATCACCGTCGAGCGCCCGCTGCGCGACGAGGCGGGCAACATCATGCTCGGCCAGAAGGGCAAGCAGAAGGGCAAGCCGCAGCCGGACAGCGCCCTGCGGGACACCGAGAACGTGCCGCTGGGGCAGGACATCCAGGCCTGGTTCGAGCGTGAGGTGCGGCCGCATGCGCCGGATGCCTGGATCGACGAGGCGAAAACCAAGGTGGGCTACGAGATCCCGTTCAACCGGCACTTCTACGTGTTCGAGCCACCGCGCCCGCTGGAAGTGATCGATGCGGAGCTGAAGGAGGTTGCCGCCAACATCATGCGGATGCTGGGGGAGATGGCGGAATGA
- a CDS encoding restriction endonuclease subunit S, protein MSLPRYPEYKDSRVEWLGEVPAHWNVAPLKRFLDIENGADYKPVEADDGYPVLGSGGRFAFATNYIYDGESVLLGRKGTIDKPLYVTGRFWTVDTMYWSRIRSTACGRYCYYAATTIPFGLYSTNTALPSMTKGALDAHPMACPPLGEQHAISRFLDRETAKIDALIAEQEKLLALLAEKRQATISHAVTRGLDPNVPMKDSGIAWLGEVPAHWEVLPVKRVGQLKAGAGFPHEEQGLEDEELPFFKVAALSGADESDFLLPRGDSISRATASRLGAAIFPANTIVFAKVGAALLLGRIRKLSGEACIDNNLMALVVSEGHNSDFIRSALELVKFDLLANPGAVPSLNASQVGSWFVPCPPCAEQVRIARFLAEQKARFALLEGQCAQSIGLLIERRSAVISAAVTGQIDVRGLVEAGAS, encoded by the coding sequence ATGAGTCTGCCGAGGTATCCGGAGTACAAGGACAGCAGGGTGGAGTGGCTGGGAGAGGTGCCGGCCCACTGGAACGTAGCGCCACTGAAGCGCTTTCTCGACATCGAGAATGGTGCTGATTACAAACCCGTTGAGGCGGACGACGGGTATCCGGTCCTTGGCTCGGGTGGACGCTTCGCGTTCGCGACCAACTACATCTACGACGGTGAGTCCGTGCTTCTTGGCCGAAAAGGCACGATTGATAAGCCTTTGTATGTAACCGGGAGATTTTGGACCGTCGATACGATGTACTGGTCCCGGATTCGTTCAACCGCTTGTGGCCGGTACTGCTACTACGCGGCGACTACCATTCCATTCGGTCTTTACTCGACCAATACTGCACTGCCGAGCATGACAAAAGGTGCGCTCGACGCTCACCCGATGGCATGCCCGCCTCTTGGCGAGCAGCATGCCATCTCGAGATTCCTCGACCGCGAAACCGCCAAAATCGACGCATTGATCGCCGAGCAGGAGAAGCTTCTGGCGCTGCTGGCCGAGAAACGCCAAGCCACCATCTCCCACGCCGTCACCCGCGGCCTGGACCCCAACGTCCCGATGAAGGACTCCGGCATCGCCTGGCTGGGCGAGGTGCCGGCCCATTGGGAGGTTCTGCCCGTCAAACGTGTTGGGCAACTAAAGGCAGGAGCCGGGTTTCCCCACGAAGAGCAAGGGCTGGAGGATGAGGAGCTCCCATTCTTCAAAGTTGCTGCTCTGAGCGGCGCGGACGAGAGTGACTTCTTGTTGCCAAGAGGGGATTCGATTTCTAGGGCGACCGCTTCACGACTTGGCGCAGCAATTTTTCCAGCGAATACCATCGTTTTTGCCAAGGTTGGCGCTGCTTTGTTGTTGGGTCGGATAAGAAAGTTGTCCGGTGAGGCATGCATCGACAATAACCTGATGGCACTGGTCGTTTCCGAGGGTCACAACAGCGATTTCATAAGATCGGCATTGGAATTAGTAAAGTTTGATCTCCTTGCGAACCCCGGCGCAGTGCCATCCCTCAATGCAAGTCAAGTAGGTTCGTGGTTCGTTCCGTGCCCCCCTTGCGCGGAACAGGTGAGGATTGCACGGTTTCTGGCGGAGCAGAAAGCTAGATTCGCGCTGTTGGAAGGTCAGTGTGCGCAGTCCATTGGTCTCTTGATCGAGCGTAGATCTGCTGTAATCTCGGCCGCCGTCACTGGTCAGATCGACGTGCGCGGACTGGTTGAAGCGGGCGCCAGCTGA
- a CDS encoding DUF4268 domain-containing protein, with product MTHTLTAKEQPLAKIFSDEYMFSIPAYQRPYSWGVDQAQELLDDLLGYMRTGGSKLEDIPPYFLGSLVLIKEESSPRAQVVDGQQRLTTLTLLLACIRAVVSDDNVRRGITRRIYDQGDIVSATENHYRLTLRERDRQFFRERVQHEGGIEQLVDDNGALPDSQQRLRDNARHFMAVLRDLEPAALVRLVQFIVTRCYLVAVATPDLDSAYRIFGVMNSRGLDLTATDILKAEIIGALQDMARKTYTDKWEALESDLGRDGFGELFSHIRMVYRKAKPKGTLLKEFRDHVAPADPAAFIDKVLEPMAQAYREISDADHASTRHAEAINDALRWLNRLEFKDWMPPALAHFTRHKGDPDALLAFVTGLERLAYSMLVRKAGVNERIERFSRLTAAVEAGDDLAQPGSALQLSPLEQHEMYTMLDGPLYRTHSARALGVILLRLDALASDGSKTMQHDQVTVEHVLPQTPRPDSTWVKWMPSEQERQGWVHRLGNLALLNRKKNSSASNYEFDRKKQAYFSKGGACAFPLTTQVLQQAEWNGSVLQARQASLLKLAEDHWQLVTRAAAAKSPAATTASEAESPVFVLGGLNHQIQATGRQVDGQFVVLAGSRARADWVGVDGGYKFLHQDLVDNGTLAPPVGEAREFLRDTWFSSPSAAAAVVWGRSANGRMSWRVQDTGQTFAEWEEGVPAGESDEDEGEDDAREDLYRRFWDQFLAKANARGALFQRRTRSANPWLGVGLGRNGFRLNVSMTRGEARVTCLIHHEDGGTALFEALHAHRAEIEEAFGMPLDWAGLAEQKRSRIRSTTEGGWLVPESEWPELQDRLVDLAYRMDAALRSRINGL from the coding sequence ATGACGCACACGTTGACGGCCAAGGAACAACCACTGGCCAAGATTTTCAGCGACGAGTACATGTTCTCGATTCCGGCCTACCAGCGGCCGTACTCGTGGGGCGTGGACCAGGCGCAGGAACTGCTCGACGACCTGCTGGGCTACATGCGCACCGGCGGTTCCAAGCTGGAGGATATTCCGCCGTACTTCCTCGGCAGCCTGGTGCTGATCAAGGAAGAGAGCTCGCCCCGGGCCCAGGTGGTGGACGGCCAGCAGCGGCTGACCACGCTGACCCTGCTGCTGGCCTGCATCCGGGCCGTTGTGTCGGACGACAACGTGCGCAGGGGCATCACGCGGCGCATCTACGACCAGGGCGACATCGTCTCGGCCACCGAAAACCACTACCGGCTGACCCTGCGCGAGCGCGACAGGCAGTTCTTCCGCGAGCGCGTGCAGCACGAAGGCGGCATCGAACAGCTCGTCGATGACAACGGCGCGTTACCGGACAGCCAGCAGCGGCTGCGTGACAATGCGCGGCACTTCATGGCGGTACTGCGCGATCTGGAGCCTGCCGCGCTGGTGCGGCTGGTCCAGTTCATCGTCACGCGCTGCTACCTGGTGGCTGTCGCGACACCGGACCTGGATTCGGCGTACCGGATCTTCGGTGTGATGAACAGCCGTGGCCTGGATCTGACTGCCACCGACATCCTCAAGGCGGAGATCATCGGTGCGCTGCAGGACATGGCGCGAAAGACGTACACCGACAAATGGGAAGCATTGGAGTCAGACCTGGGACGCGATGGTTTCGGCGAACTGTTCAGCCACATCCGCATGGTGTACCGCAAGGCCAAGCCGAAAGGGACCTTGCTCAAGGAGTTTCGCGACCACGTGGCGCCAGCGGACCCGGCCGCGTTCATCGACAAGGTGCTGGAGCCGATGGCCCAGGCATATCGCGAGATCAGCGATGCTGACCACGCCAGTACGCGTCATGCCGAGGCGATCAACGATGCGCTGCGCTGGCTCAACCGGTTGGAGTTCAAGGACTGGATGCCTCCCGCGCTTGCGCACTTCACTCGCCACAAGGGAGATCCGGACGCGCTGCTTGCGTTCGTGACCGGCCTGGAGCGGCTGGCGTACTCGATGCTGGTGCGCAAGGCGGGCGTCAATGAGCGCATCGAGCGGTTCTCGCGGCTGACGGCGGCGGTCGAAGCCGGTGACGATCTGGCGCAGCCCGGGTCTGCACTGCAGCTCTCGCCGCTGGAGCAGCACGAGATGTACACGATGCTGGATGGGCCGTTGTACCGGACGCATTCTGCACGTGCGCTGGGCGTGATCCTGCTGCGTCTGGACGCCTTGGCCTCCGATGGCAGCAAGACCATGCAGCACGACCAGGTCACGGTGGAGCACGTGCTGCCGCAGACGCCGCGCCCGGACAGCACCTGGGTGAAGTGGATGCCCAGCGAGCAGGAACGCCAGGGTTGGGTGCACCGGTTGGGCAATCTGGCGCTGCTCAACCGCAAGAAGAACAGCAGTGCCAGCAACTATGAATTCGACCGCAAGAAGCAGGCCTATTTCAGCAAAGGGGGAGCATGTGCGTTTCCGCTGACCACCCAGGTGCTGCAACAGGCCGAGTGGAACGGGTCTGTGCTGCAGGCGCGACAGGCATCGCTGCTCAAACTTGCCGAGGATCACTGGCAGCTGGTCACGCGTGCTGCGGCTGCGAAATCTCCGGCGGCGACGACCGCGTCGGAAGCGGAGTCGCCTGTATTCGTACTCGGCGGCCTGAATCACCAGATCCAGGCGACGGGCAGGCAAGTGGATGGCCAGTTTGTGGTGCTTGCCGGGTCGCGCGCACGGGCGGACTGGGTGGGCGTCGACGGCGGTTACAAGTTCTTGCACCAGGATCTGGTCGACAACGGCACGCTGGCACCGCCAGTGGGTGAAGCGCGGGAGTTCCTGCGCGACACCTGGTTCAGCAGCCCGAGTGCCGCCGCGGCGGTGGTATGGGGTCGATCGGCGAACGGGCGCATGAGCTGGCGCGTGCAGGACACAGGCCAGACTTTCGCCGAGTGGGAGGAGGGCGTGCCTGCCGGCGAATCTGATGAGGACGAGGGTGAGGATGATGCCAGAGAGGACTTGTACCGCCGCTTCTGGGACCAGTTCCTGGCCAAGGCCAATGCACGTGGCGCGTTGTTCCAGCGGCGTACCCGCAGCGCGAACCCCTGGCTCGGGGTCGGACTGGGGCGCAACGGGTTCCGTCTGAATGTGTCCATGACCCGTGGCGAGGCGCGGGTGACCTGCCTGATCCATCACGAAGATGGCGGTACGGCCCTGTTCGAGGCACTGCACGCCCATCGTGCCGAGATAGAGGAGGCGTTCGGCATGCCGCTGGACTGGGCCGGCTTGGCCGAACAGAAGCGTTCCCGAATCCGTTCCACCACCGAGGGAGGCTGGCTGGTGCCCGAGTCGGAGTGGCCTGAACTCCAGGATCGGCTGGTCGACCTGGCGTATCGGATGGACGCGGCTCTGCGCTCCCGGATCAACGGGCTATGA
- a CDS encoding diguanylate cyclase → MSSALAALFCAALPLHALSPDRAIPHFSYVWYENQLPQGTVLSIAQQADGAIWAATYGGLVRHSGEGFQTLSPREVPELKSSAITSLADDGKGGLWVGSLNGGLYRYHDRKLEPVALPAGIESVLGIVTDTDGALWLTTNAGVMRIVDGKPHLFSDADGFPPRGFYRAMVADAEGGVWIAYDGVGVVHWSGGRTRLYNEGDGLPSNAVYSLAVDAAGTPWAGTQSGPAYFAAGRFHRNPRAAALNDARIYSIYGDRSGAVWFAPLDIGLCRLANGEFSCDNSLPGLRGETVRSFFEDHEGNLWIGTTSSGLQRLSQTKLVTIVGDGVSNAVRAVHQQPGGPLWIGTDGGGLLTYRGPHLETAHRYNQQLPSQLIRTVQSDAQGRLWVGGTEGVTRFERDGRARNFGLADGLPGTIVFAFAPAREGGMWTGTLQGVARIDGERVHVIEGTRGDDTRAIHEEADGRVWLGLRSGVRCFHKGVLDTCGTDGLAGASVFAFHPDANGDMWLGTSIGILRLRGGKVTRYQANAGFHGDAVFALLDDDLGNLWFSSNRGIGRIARADLDALDAGTVKQVAPHWYGTADGMLNAQGNGASQSPAGRSEDGQLWFGTAKGVVVVDPRRMKGNPLPPPVAIERLFVDGSEVDPGSATQLGPGVERLEFHFAAMSYVAPAAVRYRYQLEGFDREWREAGNDRRAFYTNLPPGDYTFRVKASNNDGVWNEEGDQLALTLRPHWHQTWWVRSLAVLAMLALAVAIVRMRLRSAHRREIQLTMEVARRTEALREANERLERIAAQDALTGIANRREFNHRLLEAWQRQADQDEALAVLLVDVDEFKAYNDAHGHLAGDAALTRVASIIAERVGDGERLAARYGGEEFAALLPGVDRDSAMALANELVTLVHAAAMPHSASQVAPVITISVGVACARPARAETPEALLHAADEALYAAKDAGRNRAMAAPAPSPTSGEEPAETALES, encoded by the coding sequence TTGTCGAGCGCGCTGGCGGCACTTTTTTGTGCCGCCCTGCCGCTGCATGCGCTTTCCCCTGATCGCGCCATCCCGCACTTCAGCTACGTCTGGTACGAGAACCAGTTGCCGCAGGGCACGGTGCTGTCGATTGCACAGCAGGCCGATGGCGCCATCTGGGCGGCCACCTATGGTGGCCTGGTACGGCACAGCGGCGAGGGCTTCCAGACGCTGAGCCCGCGCGAGGTGCCGGAACTGAAGAGTTCGGCGATCACCTCGCTGGCTGATGACGGCAAGGGCGGACTGTGGGTGGGCTCGCTCAACGGCGGGCTGTACCGTTACCACGATCGCAAGCTGGAGCCAGTGGCACTGCCGGCCGGCATCGAGAGCGTCCTTGGCATCGTCACCGACACCGACGGCGCGCTGTGGCTGACCACCAACGCCGGCGTGATGCGGATCGTCGATGGCAAGCCGCATTTGTTCAGCGATGCCGATGGTTTCCCGCCGCGCGGCTTCTACCGCGCCATGGTGGCCGACGCCGAGGGCGGGGTATGGATCGCCTACGACGGCGTGGGCGTGGTGCACTGGAGTGGCGGCCGGACGCGCCTGTACAACGAGGGCGACGGCCTGCCTTCCAACGCGGTCTACAGCCTGGCCGTCGATGCCGCCGGCACGCCGTGGGCGGGCACGCAGTCCGGCCCGGCGTACTTCGCTGCCGGGCGCTTCCACCGCAATCCGCGTGCCGCCGCACTCAATGACGCGCGCATCTATTCGATCTACGGCGACCGTTCCGGCGCGGTGTGGTTCGCGCCGCTGGACATCGGCCTGTGCCGCCTGGCCAACGGTGAGTTCAGCTGCGACAACTCGCTGCCGGGCCTGCGGGGCGAAACCGTGCGTTCGTTCTTCGAGGACCACGAAGGCAACCTGTGGATCGGCACCACCTCGTCCGGACTGCAGCGCCTGAGCCAGACCAAGCTGGTCACCATCGTCGGCGATGGCGTGTCCAACGCCGTGCGCGCGGTGCACCAGCAGCCGGGTGGCCCGCTGTGGATCGGTACCGACGGTGGCGGCCTGCTGACCTATCGCGGCCCGCACCTGGAAACCGCGCACCGCTACAACCAGCAGTTGCCCAGCCAGCTGATCCGCACGGTCCAGTCCGACGCGCAGGGCCGGCTGTGGGTGGGCGGCACCGAGGGCGTGACCCGCTTCGAGCGCGATGGTCGCGCACGCAACTTCGGCCTGGCCGATGGCCTGCCCGGCACCATCGTGTTTGCCTTCGCCCCGGCGCGCGAAGGTGGTATGTGGACCGGCACCCTGCAGGGCGTGGCCCGCATCGATGGCGAGCGCGTGCACGTGATCGAGGGCACCCGCGGCGACGACACGCGTGCCATCCACGAGGAAGCCGACGGGCGCGTGTGGCTGGGCCTGCGCAGCGGCGTGCGCTGCTTCCACAAGGGCGTGCTCGATACCTGCGGCACCGACGGCCTGGCCGGCGCGAGCGTGTTCGCCTTCCATCCCGATGCCAATGGCGACATGTGGCTGGGCACCAGCATCGGCATCCTGCGCCTGCGCGGCGGCAAGGTCACCCGCTACCAGGCCAATGCCGGGTTCCACGGCGATGCGGTGTTCGCGCTGCTCGATGACGACCTGGGGAATCTCTGGTTCAGCTCCAACCGCGGCATTGGCCGCATCGCCCGCGCCGACCTGGACGCGCTCGATGCAGGCACGGTCAAACAGGTCGCGCCGCATTGGTACGGCACCGCCGACGGCATGCTCAACGCGCAAGGCAACGGCGCCTCGCAATCGCCGGCCGGGCGCTCGGAGGATGGCCAGCTGTGGTTCGGTACGGCCAAGGGCGTGGTGGTGGTCGACCCGCGCCGGATGAAGGGCAATCCATTGCCGCCGCCGGTGGCGATCGAGCGGCTGTTCGTCGATGGCAGCGAAGTGGACCCCGGCAGCGCGACGCAGCTCGGGCCGGGCGTGGAGCGGCTGGAATTCCACTTTGCCGCCATGAGCTACGTGGCACCGGCGGCCGTGCGCTACCGCTACCAGCTGGAAGGTTTCGACCGCGAGTGGCGCGAAGCCGGCAACGACCGTCGTGCCTTCTACACCAACCTGCCGCCGGGCGATTACACCTTCCGGGTCAAGGCCAGCAACAACGACGGCGTGTGGAACGAGGAGGGTGACCAGCTCGCCCTCACCCTGCGCCCGCACTGGCACCAGACCTGGTGGGTGCGCAGCCTGGCCGTGCTGGCCATGCTGGCGCTGGCCGTCGCCATCGTCCGCATGCGGCTGCGCTCGGCGCATCGTCGCGAGATCCAGCTGACCATGGAAGTCGCGCGTCGGACAGAGGCGCTGCGCGAGGCCAACGAGCGGCTTGAGCGCATCGCCGCGCAGGACGCGCTGACCGGCATCGCCAACCGCCGCGAGTTCAACCACCGCCTGCTGGAAGCCTGGCAGCGCCAGGCCGACCAGGACGAGGCACTCGCTGTGCTGCTGGTGGACGTGGACGAGTTCAAGGCCTACAACGACGCCCACGGACACCTTGCCGGTGACGCCGCGCTGACGCGGGTGGCATCGATCATTGCCGAGCGCGTCGGTGACGGCGAACGCCTGGCCGCGCGCTACGGTGGCGAGGAATTCGCCGCACTGCTGCCGGGCGTGGACCGCGACAGCGCCATGGCCCTGGCCAACGAACTGGTCACCCTCGTCCACGCCGCCGCGATGCCGCACAGCGCCTCGCAGGTCGCACCCGTCATCACCATCAGCGTGGGCGTGGCCTGCGCGCGCCCGGCCCGGGCTGAAACGCCCGAGGCCCTGCTGCACGCCGCCGACGAGGCGCTGTACGCGGCCAAGGATGCCGGCCGCAACCGCGCCATGGCCGCGCCCGCGCCATCGCCCACGAGCGGCGAGGAACCGGCCGAGACCGCGCTGGAAAGCTGA
- a CDS encoding DUF2065 domain-containing protein, whose amino-acid sequence MQDLLAALSLVAVLEGLMLFAAPDAWRRTVIQLLAAPPVVLRRLGALVMGAGLVALWWVRH is encoded by the coding sequence ATGCAGGACCTGTTGGCCGCACTATCGCTGGTGGCGGTGCTGGAAGGGCTGATGCTGTTCGCCGCCCCCGATGCCTGGCGGCGCACTGTGATCCAGCTGCTGGCGGCCCCGCCGGTGGTGCTGCGCCGCCTCGGCGCGCTGGTGATGGGCGCCGGCCTGGTGGCGTTGTGGTGGGTGCGCCACTGA
- a CDS encoding DUF2254 domain-containing protein, with translation MQQHRCQQGVGQPCVQFAQQPIAAGRRIVPRPIRDGDTVRVIPAGPDFDDLLALAFTQILENAHGNTVVLLRLLRAIEEIRAGTSHPVRLRLLDAKRDGIAEVARRTASSSEARRAIEAQLAGKPVVADMAGA, from the coding sequence GTGCAGCAGCACCGTTGCCAGCAGGGCGTAGGCCAGCCATGCGTGCAGTTCGCGCAGCAGCCCATAGCGGCTGGCCGTCGCATCGTCCCGCGCCCGATCCGCGATGGCGACACCGTGCGCGTGATTCCCGCCGGCCCCGACTTCGACGACCTGCTGGCCCTGGCCTTCACCCAGATCCTGGAGAACGCCCACGGCAACACCGTGGTCCTGCTGCGGCTGCTGCGCGCCATCGAGGAAATCCGCGCCGGCACCTCCCATCCCGTGCGCCTGCGCCTGCTGGACGCCAAGCGCGACGGCATCGCCGAAGTCGCCCGCCGCACTGCCTCAAGCAGCGAGGCCCGCAGGGCAATCGAAGCGCAGCTGGCCGGCAAGCCTGTGGTTGCGGATATGGCGGGGGCTTGA
- a CDS encoding adenylosuccinate synthase gives MGQSVVVLGAQWGDEGKGKIVDLLTEEIGAVVRFQGGHNAGHTLVINGKKTVLHLIPSGILRDDALCLIGNGVVISPAALKKEIEELESAGVEVRSRLKISPAAPLIMPYHIALDQAREKAAGGKAIGTTGRGIGPAYEDKVARRGIRIADLHYPEQLAEKLKAALDYHNFVLTQYLDVDPVDFETTYQEALAFGEYVEPMKSDVAGICHDLRKQGKRVLFEGAQGALLDIDHGTYPYVTSSNTTVGGALAGTGVGAQDIDYVLGIAKAYATRVGGGPFPTELDDEIGQGIRDRGAEYGASTGRPRRCGWMDIVALKRAVAINGITGLCITKLDVLDGMEKLKVCIAYEYRGKRTEYAPLDAQGWEEITPVYLEFPGWSENTHGITNWDDLPPAARAYLRALEELAGCPVSIVSTGPDRDHTMILQDPWG, from the coding sequence ATGGGTCAGTCAGTTGTTGTTCTTGGTGCCCAGTGGGGCGATGAAGGCAAGGGCAAGATCGTCGATCTGCTCACCGAGGAAATCGGCGCCGTCGTGCGCTTCCAGGGTGGCCACAACGCCGGCCACACCCTGGTCATCAACGGCAAGAAGACCGTCCTGCACCTGATTCCGTCCGGCATCCTGCGCGATGACGCGCTGTGCCTGATCGGCAACGGCGTGGTGATCTCCCCGGCCGCGCTGAAGAAGGAAATCGAGGAACTCGAGTCCGCCGGCGTGGAAGTGCGCTCGCGCCTGAAGATCTCCCCGGCCGCGCCGCTGATCATGCCGTACCACATCGCCCTGGACCAGGCGCGCGAGAAGGCCGCCGGCGGCAAGGCGATCGGCACCACCGGCCGCGGCATCGGCCCGGCCTATGAAGACAAGGTGGCGCGTCGCGGCATCCGCATCGCCGACCTGCACTATCCCGAGCAGCTGGCCGAGAAGCTCAAGGCCGCGCTGGATTACCACAACTTCGTGCTGACCCAGTACCTGGACGTGGACCCGGTCGACTTCGAGACCACCTACCAGGAGGCGCTGGCCTTCGGTGAGTACGTCGAACCGATGAAGTCCGACGTGGCCGGCATCTGCCACGACCTGCGCAAGCAGGGCAAGCGCGTGCTGTTCGAAGGCGCGCAGGGCGCGCTGCTGGACATCGACCACGGCACCTATCCGTACGTCACCAGCTCCAACACCACCGTCGGTGGCGCGCTGGCCGGTACCGGCGTCGGCGCGCAGGACATCGACTATGTGCTGGGCATTGCCAAGGCCTACGCGACCCGTGTTGGCGGCGGCCCGTTCCCGACCGAGCTGGACGACGAGATCGGCCAGGGCATCCGTGACCGCGGCGCCGAGTACGGCGCCTCGACCGGTCGTCCGCGTCGTTGCGGCTGGATGGACATCGTCGCGCTCAAGCGCGCCGTGGCCATCAACGGCATCACCGGCCTGTGCATCACCAAGCTCGACGTGCTCGACGGCATGGAGAAGCTCAAGGTCTGCATTGCCTACGAATACCGCGGCAAGCGCACCGAGTACGCCCCGCTGGATGCCCAGGGCTGGGAAGAAATCACCCCGGTCTACCTGGAGTTCCCGGGCTGGAGCGAGAACACCCACGGCATCACCAACTGGGACGACCTGCCGCCGGCGGCCCGGGCCTACCTGCGCGCGCTGGAAGAACTGGCCGGCTGCCCGGTGAGCATCGTCTCCACCGGTCCGGATCGCGACCACACCATGATCCTGCAGGATCCGTGGGGCTGA